In Pleuronectes platessa chromosome 5, fPlePla1.1, whole genome shotgun sequence, a single genomic region encodes these proteins:
- the LOC128440703 gene encoding histone H3.3A yields the protein MARTKQTARKSTGGKAPRKQLATKAARKSAPSTGGVKKPHRYRPGTVALREIRRYQKSTELLIRKLPFQRLVREIAQDFKTDLRFQSAAIGALQEASEAYLVGLFEDTNLCAIHAKRVTIMPKDIQLARRIRGERA from the exons ATGGCCCGTACCAAGCAGACCGCCCGTAAATCCACTGGAGGCAAAGCCCCACGTAAGCAGCTGGCCACAAAGGCTGCTCGTAAGAGTGCCCCCTCCACTGGTGGTGTGAAGAAGCCCCATCGTTACAG GCCCGGTACTGTGGCTCTGCGTGAGATCCGTCGTTATCAGAAATCCactgagctgctgatccgcaagctgcccttccagcgcctgGTGAGAGAAATCGCTCAGGACTTCAAGACTGATCTGCGTTTCCAAAGTGCAGCCATCGGAGCTCTGCAG GAGGCCAGTGAGGCCTACTTGGTGGGTCTGTTTGAGGACACCAACCTGTGCGCCATCCACGCCAAGCGTGTCACCATCATGCCCAAAGACATCCAGCTGGCACGTCGTATCCGTGGAGAGCGTGCTTAA
- the nop53 gene encoding ribosome biogenesis protein NOP53, giving the protein MASTRRVKRVASLQPGFLKVKPSADFNEASGVKRKRVNRNKKKNWNKYSDINDVESFLNDVRHQERTTGGLLSEKSDESLFFLDIGEPKKAEQKVPETVWGKTRRGKPARPLRIDLILQHDSLVQPPKDVLAHQQPNAKKLRRIAQKSEHLVAKGVLPRRLKRLQRRRPVIEGPKKVVTEANNYPERGYYDIWEQETKDLSDPWYLQQTGKKRVKRPDKLNEKPSVLPAVEVIAAGGSYNPDFFSHQALLQEAHEVEVKKKKADDKLERQLAVNKEDTATLDTVLQEEVEGLVEEDEEEEMAPIEEDDDDAVVGAIASGEKKTEKQRKKEKAEKIKGQLRQADRREIDQKQQLFQLRSIKASVKEQEQNTEEKQKIRKANQEAEKSQPRRLGRLKFQPQDMEVQLSDELAGSLRQLKPEGSVAKDRFKSLQKRNLIEPRERAKFKRRLKLKYTEKRAFKAIT; this is encoded by the exons ATGGCGTCCACCAGGAGGGTGAAACGCGTGGCGTCTTTACAGCCTGGTTTTTTAAAGGTAAAGCCCTCAGCTGACTTCAATGAGGCGTCAGGCGTCAAGAGGAAACGCGTGAACAGGAATAAGAAGAAGAACTGGAACAAATACAGCGACATAAACGATGTGGAGTCGTTTTTAAACGACGTCAGGCACCAGGAGAGGACGACAGG GGGTCTACTGTCTGAGAAGTCAGATGAAAGTTTGTTCTTTTTGGACATTGGAGAACCGAAGAAAGCTGAGCAGAAgg tgCCAGAAACCGTCTGGGGAAAGACGAGGAGAGGGAAACCTGCCCGTCCCCTGAGGATAGACCTTATCCTGCAGCACGACTCCCTCGTTCAACCACCGAAAGA TGTGCTGGCCCATCAGCAACCTAATGCCAAGAAACTCCGTCGTATTGCCCAGAAGTCTGAGCACTTGGTAGCCAAAGGCGTGTTGCCTCGGAGACTGAAGCGGCTGCAGAGGAGACGGCCTGTCATCGAAGGGCCCAAGAAAGTAGTGACAGAAGCCAACAATTACCCCGAAAGAGGATATTACGACATATGGGAACAAGAGA CCAAAGATTTAAGTGATCCCTGGTACCTTCAACAGACTGGCAAGAAGCGTGTTAAG cGTCCAGATAAGTTGAATGAGAAGCCGTCTGTCCTCCCTGCTGTGGAGGTCATCGCAGCGGGAGGATCCTACAACCCAGACTTCTTTTCCCACCAG GCCTTGCTGCAGGAGGCCCATGAAGTGGAGGTTAAGAAGAAAAAGGCGGACGACAAATTAGAGAGACAGCTCGCCGTCAACAAAGAGGACACAGCGACATTG GACACGGTCTTACAAGAAGAGGTGGAAGGTCTGgtagaagaggatgaagaagaagaaatggctCCTattgaggaagatgatgatgatgcagtagTAGGAGCCATCGCCTCGGGAGAAAAAAAGActgagaaacagaggaagaaagaaaaggcagAAAAAATAAAG GGGCAGCTGCGGCAGGCCGACAGACGGGAGATTGACCAGAAACAGCAGCTCTTCCAACTTCGCTCCATTAAGGCGTCCGTCAAAGAGCAGGAACAGAatacagaggaaaaacagaaaatacgcAAGGCAAACCAGGAAGCCGAGAAAAGCCAGCCCAGACGCCTCGGCCGACTCAA GTTCCAGCCTCAGGACATGGAGGTTCAGTTAAGTGACGAGCTGGCCGGCTCCCTGCGACAACTCAAG
- the LOC128440704 gene encoding histone H3.3A encodes MARTKQTARKSTGGKAPRKQLATKAARKSAPSTGGVKKPHRYRPGTVALREIRRYQKSTELLIRKLPFQRLVREIAQDFKTDLRFQSAAIGALQEASEAYLVGLFEDTNLCAIHAKRVTIMPKDIQLARRIRGERA; translated from the exons ATGGCCCGTACCAAGCAGACCGCCCGTAAGTCCACTGGAGGCAAAGCCCCACGTAAGCAGCTGGCCACAAAGGCTGCTCGTAAGAGCGCCCCCTCCACTGGTGGTGTGAAGAAGCCCCATCGTTACAG GCCCGGTACTGTGGCTCTGCGTGAGATCCGTCGTTATCAGAAATCCactgagctgctgatccgcaagctgcccttccagcgcctgGTGAGAGAAATCGCTCAGGACTTCAAGACTGATCTGCGTTTCCAAAGTGCAGCCATCGGAGCTCTGCAG gaggCCAGTGAGGCCTACCTGGTGGGTCTGTTTGAGGACACCAACCTGTGCGCCATCCACGCCAAGCGTGTCACCATCATGCCCAAAGACATCCAGCTGGCACGTCGTATCCGTGGAGAACGTGCTTAA